A region from the Panicum hallii strain FIL2 chromosome 1, PHallii_v3.1, whole genome shotgun sequence genome encodes:
- the LOC112878838 gene encoding nudix hydrolase 3 — MAAAPEELLDVLNAAGEKTGVSKPRSEVHRDGDYHRAVHVWIYSESTGELLLQRRADCKDSWPGQWDISSAGHISAGDSSLFSAQRELEEELGIKLPVDAFELLFVFLQECVINNGTYTNNEYNDVYLVTTLTPIPLEAFTLQESEVSAVRYMRCDEYKSCLVKESGEYVPYDVNGQYGQLFNTIEERYKDNTVSRSLTLQKQINRYAPIHLEPDLTTLSGGDREALGYILKAAIVIDDIFYEQVWNSNRTLRDWLKGHSESSAFDKLKWAYYSINKSPWSCLDENKAFLSTADSAVKLLTDATKPVSGWKGVEYRAAFPLDKPPGANFYPPDMDKMEFELWKSRLTDKEQKDATGFFTVIQRHDSLSSPSLTQSDGSDQIKTSDDLFIVPYSKEYRSSLKKAAELLEKASVCSDSPSLKNLLRTKANAFLSNDYYESDIAWMELDSNLDVTIGPYETYEDGLFSYKATFEAFIGIRDDTATSQVKLFGDQLQDLERNLPMDDIFKSDSVSAAPIRVINLLYNSGDVKGPQTIAFNLPNDERIVNERGTSMVMLKNISEAKFKHILKPIADACIREEQKEYVNFEPYYTHIVCHECCHGIGPHSITLASGKKSTVRMELQEFHSALEEAKADIVGLWALNFLIKKGLLPKSLSQSMYVSFLAGCFRSIRFGLEEAHGKGQALQFNWLYDKGAFVLHSDGKFSVDFTKVEDAVESLSREILTIQAKGNKPAAQTLLQSRATLTQPLRVALEKIEHMQVPVDIAPKFGTANKMLGNV, encoded by the exons aTGGCTGCTGCGCCGGAGGAGCTCCTCGACGTCCTCAACGCCGCCGGGGAGAAGACCGGCGTCTCCAAGCCAAG GTCGGAGGTGCACAGGGACGGCGACTACCATCGGGCGGTGCACGTGTGGATCTACAGCGAGAGCACCGGGGAGCTTCTGCTTCAGCGCCGCGCCGACTGCAAGGACTCGTGGCCTGGGCAGTGGGACATCTCTAGCGCCGGCCACATCTCCGCCGGCGACTCCTCGCTCTTCTCCGCACA GAGGGAGCTCGAGGAAGAACTAGGAATCAAGCTTCCAGTCGATGCCTTTGAGCTGTTATTTGTATTTCTTCAGGAATG TGTTATAAACAACGGGACATACACAAACAATGAGTACAACGATGTTTACCTTGTGACTACTTTAACTCCAATTCCGCTTGAGGCCTTCACTCTCCAA GAAAGTGAAGTATCTGCAGTTAGGTATATGCGTTGTGATGAGTACAAGAGCTGCCTTGTAAAAGAGAGTGGGGAATATGTTCCTTATGATGTGAACGGGCAATATGGCCAACTTTTTAATACCATTGAAGAAAG GTACAAAGACAATACAGTGTCTCGTAGTTTAACTTTACAAAAGCAAATCAACCGTTATGCTCCCATCCATTTGGAACCAGAT TTGACTACTCTATCTGGAGGAGACAGGGAAGCCTTGGGATATATTCTTAAAGCAGCAATAGTTATTGATGACATATTTTATGAGCAG GTATGGAATAGCAACAGAACGCTTAGAGACTGGCTGAAAGGACATTCTGAATCCTCAGCCTTTGATAAATTGAAGTGGGCATATTATTCTATTAATAAGAGTCCCTG GTCCTGCCTCGACGAAAATAAAGCTTTTCTATCAACTGCAGATTCTGCTGTGAAATTACTCACAGATGCCACCAAGCCGGTTTCAGGATGGAAGGGGGTTGAGTATCGTGCAGCATTTCCTTTAGATAAGCCTCCTGGTGCTAACTTCTATCCTCCTGATATGGACAAAATG GAGTTTGAACTTTGGAAGAGTAGACTGACTGATAAAGAACAAAAAGATGCCACTGGGTTTTTTACTGTCATACAACGGCATGACTCTCTATCCTCTCCGTCATTAACACAGTCAGATGGATCAGACCAAATCAAAACTTCAGATGATCTTTTTATAGTTCCATACTCCAAGGAGTACAGATCATCCCTTAAGAAAGCAGCTGAACTTCTTGAGAAAGCATCAGTGTGCTCTGATTCTCCAAG CCTCAAGAACTTGCTGAGAACCAAGGCAAATGCTTTCCTTTCAAATGATTACTATGAATCTGATATAGCTTGGATGGAGTTG GACTCCAACTTAGATGTCACAATTGGCCCATATGAAACATATGAAGATGGCCTATTTAGTTATAAG GCAACTTTCGAAGCATTTATTGGAATACGTGATGACACAGCTACTTCCCAAGTTAAACTCTTTGGTGACCAACTCCAG GATTTGGAGAGAAACCTTCCTATGGACGATATTTTCAAATCAGACAGCGTATCTGCTGCTCCAATCCGTGTGATCAATCTTCTCTACAATTCTGGG GATGTGAAAGGTCCACAAACCATTGCTTTCAATTTGCCCAATGATGAACGGATTGTGAATGAACGAGGAACTTCCATGGTTATGCTTAAAAACATTTCAGAAGCCAA GTTCAAGCATATCTTAAAGCCTATAGCTGATGCCTGCATCAGAGAGGAGCAGAAGGAATATGTTAATTTCGAGCCTTATTATACACATATTGTTTGCCATGAGTGCTGCCATGGAATTGGACCTCATTCTATCACCCTTGCAAGTGGTAAAAAGTCAACAGTAAGAATG GAACTTCAAGAATTCCATTCAGCATTGGAGGAGGCAAAAGCTGATATAGTTGGTCTCTGGGCACTGAATTTCCTTATCAAGAAG GGTTTGCTTCCTAAGAGCCTATCACAATCCATGTATGTCTCCTTCCTGGCTGGCTGCTTCCGGTCAATCCGTTTTGGACTGGAAGAAGCACATGG AAAAGGACAAGCTCTGCAGTTTAACTGGTTGTATGATAAAGGGGCTTTTGTCTTGCACTCTGATGGAAAATTCTCAGTTGACTTTACGAAG GTTGAGGATGCTGTAGAAAGCCTGAGCAGGGAGATACTTACAATACAGGCAAAGGGCAATAAGCCTGCTGCCCAGACCCTTCTCCAGTCCCGTGCAACCTTGACGCAACCATTGCGCGTGGCATTGGAGAAGATAGAACATATGCAG GTACCAGTTGATATTGCACCAAAATTTGGCACAGCAAACAAGATGCTTGGAAATGTGTAA
- the LOC112878842 gene encoding uncharacterized protein LOC112878842, with protein MADPSGRRPRHHPAVNDILSTLADASAALADVQRRLDLEFRASYPDHANPAKLVARVKRVQEEVAALKELCRDLLTQKQELIDRIHMSLMAQRSTTQRLLAASGLPSLSDVDEAAHNSLNAVIDEWTAHVSPITGEDKAKDANQILFSAII; from the exons ATGGCGGatccgagcgggcggcggccgcggcaccACCCGGCGGTGAACGACATCCTGTCCACGCTCGCCGATGCCAGCGCCGCCCTCGCCGACGTGCAGCGCCGCCTCGACCTCGAGTTCCGCGCCTCCTACCCCGACCAT GCGAACCCGGCGAAGCTGGTGGCGCGGGTGAAGCGGGTGCAGGAGGAGGTGGCCGCGCTTAAGGAGCTCTGCCGCGACCTCCTCACCCAGAAGCAG GAATTGATCGATCGGATACACATGAGCCTGATGGCGCAGCGCAGCACGACGCAGCGGCTGCTCGCCGCGTCCGGGCTGCCCTCCTTGTCCGACGTCGACGAGGCCGCCCACAATAGCCTCAACGCGGTGATCGACGAGTGGACAGCTCACGTGAGTCCCATCACAG GGGAGGACAAGGCAAAAGATGCCAACCAGATCCTCTTCTCCGCGATCATATAG
- the LOC112878840 gene encoding probable serine incorporator, producing the protein MWAASCLASCCAACACEACRTAVGSIGRRSARIAYCGLFALSLFASWALREVAAPLLQSIPWINHFHKTPDREWFETDAVLRVSLGNFLFFTILAVIMAGIKDQKDPRDKIHHGGWMAKIFCWAGIVFLMFFVPNGVVSFYESISKFGSGLFLLVQVVLLLDFVHGWNENWVAKDEQFWYMALLVVSVVCYIATFSFSGLLFHWFTPSGHDCGLNLFFIVSTLILVFAFAIVALHPKINGSLLPASVIGLYCTYLCYSGLSSEPRDYECNGLHNHSKAVSTGSLTLGLLTTILSVVYSAVRAGSSATVLSPPDSPRGTDKPLLPFSKADEQEDKKDVPRPVTYSYSFFHLIFSLASMYSAMLLTGWSTSIGESGKLVDVGWPSVWVRIATQWATAGLFIWSLVAPILFPDREF; encoded by the exons ATGTGGGCGGCGTCGTGCCTGGCGTCGTGCTGCGCGGCGTGCGCGTGCGAGGCCTGCCGGACGGCGGTCGGCAGCATCGGCCGCCGCTCCGCGCGTATCGCCTACTGCGGCCTCTTCGCGCTCTCTCTCTTCGCCTCATGGGCGCTCCGCGAGGTCGCCGCGCCCCTCCTCCAGTCCATCCCAT GGATTAACCACTTCCACAAGACGCCGGACCGCGAGTGGTTCGAGACCGATGCGGTGCTCAGGGTCAGCCTCGGCAACTTCCTCTTCTTCACCATCCTCGCCGTCATCATGGCCGGGATAAAGGACCAGAAGGACCCCCGCGACAAGATCCACCACGGGGGATGGATGGCAAAGATCTTCTGCTGGGCCGGCATCGTCTTCCTCATGTTCTTCGTGCCCAACGGCGTCGTCAGCTTCTATG AGTCGATTTCCAAGTTTGGATCTGGGCTGTTCCTTCTTGTTCAGGTTGTTCTTCTGTTGGACTTTGTGCACGGATGGAATGAGAACTGGGTCGCTAAGGATGAGCAATTCTG GTACATGGCTCTATTGGTCGTCTCAGTTGTATGTTACATTGCCACATTCTCTTTCTCGGGTCTTCTATTTCACTGGTTCACTCCTTCTGGACATGACTGCGGACTCAACCTGTTCTTCATTGTCTCCACATTGATTCTTGTTTTTGCGTTTGCTATTGTTGCCCTCCACCCAAAG ATCAATGGTAGCTTGTTGCCTGCATCGGTTATTGGTCTCTACTGCACCTATCTGTGCTACAGTGGACTCTCTAGTGAGCCCAGGGATTACGAATGCAACGGGCTTCACAATCACTCAAAAGCTGTGTCAACTGGTAGCCTTACACTGGGACTGCTAACCACCATCCTTTCCGTGGTCTATTCTGCTGTCCGTGCTGGCTCTTCCGCGACTGTGCTCTCGCCACCAGACTCACCACGTG GTACCGacaagccattgcttcccttcAGCAAGGCAGATGAACAAGAAGATAAGAAGGATGTGCCAAGGCCAGTGACATACTCCTACTCTTTCTTTCACCTCATCTTCTCCCTGGCCAGCATGTACTCAGCAATGCTTTTGACTGGCTGGTCAACCTCCATTGGTGAGAGCGGAAAGCTTGTTGATGTCGGGTGGCCATCTGTCTGGGTCAGGATTGCAACCCAGTGGGCGACCGCAGGTCTGTTCATATGGTCCCTTGTTGCTCCCATCCTCTTCCCCGACAGGGAATTCTAG
- the LOC112878839 gene encoding zinc finger CCCH domain-containing protein 18 — protein sequence MAGKGEDEAAAIERQLEQQLQEQQSSLAAVDEALAADPSNADLLEVHEELLAAIKDAEEGLLDLKHSRLVKQIDDVFPNEEPASQAPEIAAEPLEPDDVEPEPLVPHDFSIGSKCRFRHNNGRWYNGCIIGFEGSSDARISFLTPTSENMAMCKFFLQQRCRFGSNCRMSHGIVIPTSALKRFTPTRWQQSLVGSSILAASGHHSGLWRRAELESWDDNLKLGQVVFQDDGSSARLPSDSLSVSEYADMSDEDDEGSSSEEESEFSDDADQEDGCVHQGLGLLEPTNFSGIQTDTVIFAKWEHHTRGVASKMMAKMGYREGMGLGVSGQGMLDPIPVKVLPPKQSLDHALAASEADGSIGSGKKRSRGGKRKREKKFAEQARAAKAEEAERSVFSFINSHLVSQDMPEASANKVRKGPSGEANGHAKKEDRRSLVAYDEEVKELRIRVEKLEEMKNRNRKDKAVFEAASRKLEETRKALADAEATHASATNAVARKEKEKKWLKF from the exons ATGGCGGGCAAGGGAGaggacgaggcggcggcgatcgaGCGGCAGCTGGAGCAGCAGCTGCAGGAGCAGCAGTCCTCCCTCGCGGCCGTCGACGaggccctcgccgccgatccCTCCAACGCCGACCTACTCGAG GTTCATGAGGAACTTCTTGCTGCGATTAAGGATGCAGAGGAGGGACTTCTCGACCTGAAGCATTCTAGGCTAGTGAAGCAAATAGATGATGTTTTTCCAAATGAGGAACCAGCATCCCAGGCACCAGAAATTGCTGCTGAGCCATTAGAGCCAGATGATGTTGAGCCAGAACCACTTGTGCCACACGATTTTTCAATTGGATCAAAGTGTAGATTCCGGCACAACAATGGCCGTTGGTATAATGGATGCATTATAGGATTTGAAGGTTCAAGCGATGCAAGGATCTCATTTTTGACACCCACATCTGAAAACATGGCG ATGTGCAAGTTCTTTCTACAGCAGCGATGTCGATTTGGTAGTAACTGCCGCATGTCCCATG GTATTGTGATTCCTACTTCAGCATTGAAGCGATTCACTCCAACTAGATGGCAGCAGTCCTTGGTTGGATCCAGCATACTGGCAGCTTCTGGGCATCACTCTGGCCTTTGGAGGAGAGCTGAACTTGAGTCGTGGGATGATAATCTGAAGCTTGGCCAGGTTGTCTTTCAAGATGATGGGAGTTCTGCAAGGCTTCCAAGTGATTCTCTTTCTGTATCAGAATATGCTGATATGAGCGACGAAGATGATGAAGGAAGCTCAAGTGAGGAAGAATCTGAGTTCAGTGATGATGCTGATCAAGAGGATGGATGTGTTCACCAGGGTCTTGGCCTTCTAGAACCCACAAATTTCAGTGGCATTCAGACAGACACCGTGATCTTTGCAAAATGGGAGCACCACACCAGGGGCGTTGCCTCAAAAATGATGGCAAAAATGGGCTACCGAGAGGGGATGGGGCTAGGTGTGTCTGGCCAGGGTATGCTCGATCCAATTCCAGTCAAGGTACTACCCCCAAAGCAATCACTTGATCATGCTCTTGCTGCAAGCGAGGCTGATGGAAGTATTGGCAGTGGTAAAAAACGCAGTCGGGGTGGTAAAAGAAAGCGTGAGAAAAAATTTGCTGAGCAGGCAAGAGCTGCTAAAGCTGAAGAAGCAGAGAGATCTGTCTTCAGCTTTATCAACAGTCATCTAGTGAGCCAAGATATGCCTGAAGCTTCAGCCAACAAAGTTAGAAAGGGGCCATCAGGTGAGGCCAATGGGCATGCTAAGAAGGAGGACAGAAGATCCTTAGTCGCATATGACGAGGAAGTAAAAGAACTGAGGATTCGAGTTGAGAAACTGGAAGAGATGAAGAACCGAAACCGCAAAGACAAGGCAGTGTTTGAAGCTGCTTCAAGGAAACTGGAAGAGACTCGAAAGGCACTAGCTGATGCTGAAGCTACTCACGCTTCAGCAACAAACGCGGTTGCTAGAAAGGAGAAAGAGAAGAAATGGTTGAAATTCTGA
- the LOC112900899 gene encoding protein TIC 55, chloroplastic produces the protein MGPSMTVPLSPLLLRLSAAAAAVAAPRLKSPAAAAAAGTVHGVRWAVSEGRSRRRCRAAVVEEAGAREDGVLLPKEGDDAEAAAAAGRYDWKEEWYPLYLAKEVPDDAALPLTVFDRQLVLWRDGDGVLRCHEDRCPHRLAKLSEGQIVDGRLECLYHGWQFDGEGKCVKIPQLPEGAKIPRSACARNYEVRDSQGVVWVWMSDANPPDDPKLPWFEPYARPGFTDLSTVHELPYDHSILLENLMDPAHVPISHDRTDWTAKREDAQALFFDVTERTARGFAGYWGRTRTPHLRNLLRFQAPCVLSNTLEYTDKDGRDQCFSAQFLCRPAGQGKSMLIVRFGSTVRSPIAKVLPAWYLHQNACKVFEQDMGFLSSQNEVLLREKVPTRELYLNLRSSDTWVAEYRKWMDRAGHGMPYYFGHSSLAPPTVPAVVEQAPAGAVAGMSASFPAKGGVGTVHAPNPTNRYFRHVVHCKGCRASVKKYTSLKNAFAVLASAAVAASILAATKQWKAVLLAASAVLAAASYACDAVLSLITTNFIRTHRRL, from the exons ATGGGGCCAAGCATGACGGTGCCCCTCTCgcctctcctcctccgcctctccGCAGCTGCCGCGGCCGTTGCAGCTCCACGCCTCAAgagcccggcggcggcggcagcagcaggcacCGTCCATGGCGTGCGGTGGGCGGTGAGCGAgggcaggagcaggaggaggtgccgggcggcggtggtggaggaggccgGCGCGCGGGAGGACGGGGTGCTGCTGCCCAAGGAGGGGGACGATGCcgaggccgccgcggcggcggggcggtaCGACTGGAAGGAGGAGTGGTACCCGCTGTACCTGGCCAAGGAGGTACCCGACGACGCGGCGCTCCCGCTCACCGTGTTCGACCGCCAGCTCGTGCTCTggcgcgacggcgacggcgtgctCCGCTGCCACGAGGACCGGTGCCCCCACAG GTTAGCGAAGCTGTCGGAAGGCCAGATCGTCGACGGCAGGCTGGAGTGCCTCTACCATGGCTGGCAGTTCGATGGCGAGGGCAAGTGCGTCAAGATACCACAG CTGCCGGAGGGCGCCAAGATCCCgcggagcgcgtgcgcgcgcaaCTACGAGGTGCGCGACTCGCAGGGCGTGGTGTGGGTTTGGATGTCGGACGCGAACCCGCCGGACGACCCGAAGCTCCCCTGGTTCGAGCCGTACGCGCGGCCGGGGTTCACGGACCTGTCGACGGTGCACGAGCTCCCCTACGACCACTCCATCCTGCTGGAGAACCTCATGGACCCGGCGCACGTGCCCATCTCCCACGACCGCACCGACTGGACGGCCAAGCGCGAGGACGCGCAGGCGCTCTTCTTCGACGTCACCGAGCGCACCGCGCGCGGCTTCGCCGGCTACTGGggccgcacgcgcacgccgcACCTCCGAAACCTGCTCCGCTTCCAGGCGCCCTGCGTGCTGTCCAACACGCTCGAGTACACGGACAAGGACGGCAGGGACCAGTGCTTCTCGGCCCAATTCCtctgccgccccgccggccaggGCAAGTCCATGCTCATCGTGCGCTTCGGCTCCACCGTCAGGTCGCCCATCGCCAAGGTGCTCCCGGCATGGTACCTGCACCAGAACGCGTGCAAGGTGTTCGAGCAGGACATGGGGTTCCTGTCGTCGCAGAACGAGGTGCTGCTCCGGGAGAAGGTGCCCACCAGGGAGCTCTACCTCAACCTCCGCTCCTCCGACACCTGGGTCGCCGAGTACAGGAAGTGGATGGACAGGGCGGGCCACGGCATGCCCTACTACTTCGGCCACAGCAGCCTCGCGCCGCCGACCGTGCCGGCCGTCGTCGAGCAGGCGCCGGCGGGGGCCGTCGCGGGGATGTCGGCCTCCTTCCCGGCCAAGGGCGGCGTCGGCACGGTGCACGCGCCCAACCCCACCAACAGGTACTTCCGCCACGTCGTGCACTGCAAGGGGTGCAGGGCCAGCGTCAAGAAATACACCTCGTTGAAGAACGCCTTCGCCGTCCTCGCGTCGGCGGCCGTAGCCGCGTCCATCCTGGCGGCGACCAAGCAGTGGAAGGCCGTCTTGCTGGCGGCGTCGGCCGTGCTGGCCGCGGCGTCGTACGCGTGTGACGCGGTGCTTTCTTTGATCACAACCAACTTCATTAGGACACATAGGCGACTGTAA